DNA from Brucella melitensis bv. 1 str. 16M:
CCATATCTGCCCGGCGGAAACGGTCTTGGCGACCTGCTGCGCCATGCGCCATTGTGCCGGTTCGGTCACGCGATGCTTCTGCCCATCGCAGGCAAAGGAAAACTGGCAGGCATTGAGCCAGTCACGGTTCTGATAGACCACACCACAGATGCTGCCCGGATAGGCGGGATTGCGCACGCGGTTCAGCACGACCTGCGCCACGGCCACCTGCCCCTTCACGCTTTCGCCACGCGCTTCATAATAGACGGCTTCGGCGAGGCACTTTTGTTCCCGGGGGCTGAAGGCAGAAGGCGGCAGCGGCGTCGCCGCCCAGTCATGGTCCTGATCGCCGATGGGCGGCACAAAGCGCCCCTCGCTCTGATCGGGGCGCAGAATGCTCTCAAAGGGCGATGTCTTGCCATAATCCGGCGTGGCTGGCGCATAGCCGAGCGCCAGAACATCGGGCTGCTCATTATTGATGAGCTTGGCAAGCTGCGTTGGCAGTTCTGCCTTGGGCTTTGGCGGCTTCACGCGATGGAAAGCCATGGTGATCCCGATTTCCTTGCCTTCCAGCTTGCGCGTGAAGGCCATGCGCGTGTCGATCTTTTCCGGCGGGCGCGAGATAAGGCTGATCTTCTCGAACATGCTGCCTGCGGTGAAAGCCTTGGCCGGGGCTTTGGGCTTTACCGAAACGAGGCGGTTCGTCTTGTCGGCGCGGTTGATGCGGTTTTCATCCGGATTGGGATCATCGACGCCAAGCTTGGCCGTCTTCCTGCCGCCCGAAAGCGCCACATGGCCAATGCCGGGCACTTCGATACCATTGGTCGCGATGCTGCCCGTGACAGTGATGGCATCCACGAAAGGCATTTCGGCCTGATGCACGGAGCCGACCGGCGCCCTGGCGATGAAAGCCGTCCAGCGGTGGGTTCCAAGATCGGCGGCAGGCACAAGGCTCGCCATATCCTGAAAGGCAATAGCGTTTGAATTAAAAAGATAGGCGGAAGCTGCCAGAACGAACGGCACAAGCCAGTGCTGCTTGTGGGGAATCTGGCGCGGCTTTGCCCGCACGCCATAGTAGCGGCCATCCTCCGGGCAATAGCCCGTGACAGGATAATGCCATACTGGCTCGGCTGCGGCACAAGATCTGCCAAAAAGCGCTCGTAAGGATACAAGACGCACCGGAAACTCCACTCACACTGA
Protein-coding regions in this window:
- a CDS encoding cell wall hydrolase, which produces MRLVSLRALFGRSCAAAEPVWHYPVTGYCPEDGRYYGVRAKPRQIPHKQHWLVPFVLAASAYLFNSNAIAFQDMASLVPAADLGTHRWTAFIARAPVGSVHQAEMPFVDAITVTGSIATNGIEVPGIGHVALSGGRKTAKLGVDDPNPDENRINRADKTNRLVSVKPKAPAKAFTAGSMFEKISLISRPPEKIDTRMAFTRKLEGKEIGITMAFHRVKPPKPKAELPTQLAKLINNEQPDVLALGYAPATPDYGKTSPFESILRPDQSEGRFVPPIGDQDHDWAATPLPPSAFSPREQKCLAEAVYYEARGESVKGQVAVAQVVLNRVRNPAYPGSICGVVYQNRDWLNACQFSFACDGQKHRVTEPAQWRMAQQVAKTVSAGQIWLPEVGSATHYHATYVRPFWAPTMKKLTKIGLHIFYRTYGGGWS